In Sphingopyxis sp. FD7, a single window of DNA contains:
- a CDS encoding potassium transporter Kup, whose amino-acid sequence MENHPDASSSAAAAAPLSHAPKDRLPVLMLGAIGVVFGDIGTSPLYALKESFIGPHPLAVDRLHIFGVLSLIFWSLMLIVTVKYVFVAMRAHNRGEGGSFALLALVSRHLGRSRWSGTLVVLGVLAASMFYGDAMLTPAISVLSAVEGLTVVEAGLQPLVLPIAVVILIALFLIQSRGTARVGAFFGPIVLVYFATLATLGVVNIAAHPEILGILNPWRAVEFFLYDTRLAFLAMGSVFLAVTGAETLYADMGHFGRKAVGLSWLTLAYPCLMLNYMGQGALLLGTPEAVQNPFYLMAPEWARLPLVFIATAATIIASQAVISGAFSVTHQAIQLGFLPRLRTLHTSEKAAGQIYIPAINWGLLAMVLLLVLGFGESTRLASAYGISVIGTMLITTLMLGFLIFKVWRWNRWLAAGTIGLFLLVDGIYFASNITKIPDGGWFPLVVAAALFTILTTWATGRRLMRARLEEASMPLPLFIESAAASAHRVRNTAVFMSAAAEGIPPALLHNLKHNQVLHERVLILTVLVEDVPYADPAARLEAQDAGRGFYRVILRYGFMEDVDVPRDLARLDAIGGPFDMMTTSFFLGRQKLVASAAKPGMALWRERLFAWMSKSSESAMEFFKIPTNRVVELGSQIQI is encoded by the coding sequence ATGGAAAACCATCCCGACGCATCATCGTCCGCCGCTGCCGCGGCTCCGCTCTCCCACGCGCCCAAGGACCGCCTGCCCGTGCTGATGCTCGGCGCCATCGGCGTCGTCTTTGGCGACATCGGCACCTCGCCGCTCTATGCGCTCAAGGAAAGTTTCATCGGCCCGCATCCGCTCGCGGTCGACCGGCTGCACATCTTTGGCGTGCTCAGCCTGATCTTCTGGTCGCTGATGCTGATCGTGACCGTCAAATATGTGTTCGTGGCGATGCGCGCGCATAATCGCGGCGAGGGCGGTTCGTTCGCGCTGCTGGCGCTGGTCTCGCGCCACCTCGGCCGAAGCCGCTGGAGCGGGACATTGGTGGTGCTCGGCGTGCTCGCGGCCTCAATGTTCTATGGCGATGCGATGCTGACCCCGGCGATCTCGGTGCTCTCGGCGGTCGAGGGGCTGACGGTGGTCGAGGCGGGCCTGCAACCGCTCGTGCTGCCGATCGCGGTGGTGATCCTTATCGCGCTGTTCCTGATCCAGTCGCGCGGGACGGCGCGGGTGGGGGCGTTCTTCGGGCCGATCGTGCTCGTCTATTTCGCGACGCTGGCGACGCTGGGCGTGGTCAACATCGCGGCGCACCCCGAAATCCTCGGCATCCTCAACCCCTGGCGGGCGGTCGAGTTTTTTCTCTATGATACGCGGCTCGCCTTCCTCGCGATGGGGTCGGTGTTTCTCGCGGTGACCGGGGCCGAGACGCTCTATGCCGACATGGGCCATTTCGGGCGCAAGGCGGTGGGGCTCAGTTGGCTGACGCTCGCCTATCCGTGCCTGATGCTCAACTATATGGGGCAGGGCGCGCTGCTGCTCGGCACGCCCGAAGCCGTCCAGAATCCCTTTTACCTGATGGCGCCCGAATGGGCGCGGCTGCCGCTGGTGTTCATCGCTACCGCAGCGACGATCATCGCCAGCCAGGCGGTGATTTCGGGCGCCTTTTCGGTGACGCACCAGGCGATCCAGCTGGGTTTCCTGCCGCGCCTGCGCACGCTCCACACCAGCGAGAAGGCGGCGGGGCAGATCTATATTCCGGCGATCAACTGGGGCCTGCTGGCGATGGTGCTGCTGCTGGTGCTCGGCTTCGGCGAATCGACCCGGCTGGCATCGGCCTATGGTATTTCGGTGATCGGCACGATGCTCATCACCACGCTGATGCTCGGCTTCCTGATCTTCAAGGTGTGGCGCTGGAACCGCTGGCTGGCGGCGGGAACAATCGGCCTGTTCCTGCTCGTCGATGGCATCTACTTCGCCTCCAATATCACCAAGATCCCCGACGGCGGCTGGTTCCCGCTGGTGGTCGCGGCGGCGCTGTTCACCATACTCACCACCTGGGCGACCGGCCGCCGCCTGATGCGCGCGCGGCTGGAGGAGGCGAGTATGCCGCTGCCGCTGTTCATCGAATCGGCCGCCGCCTCGGCGCACCGCGTTCGCAACACCGCGGTGTTCATGTCGGCCGCGGCCGAGGGCATCCCCCCGGCGCTGCTCCACAATCTGAAGCATAATCAGGTGCTGCATGAGCGCGTATTGATCCTGACCGTGCTGGTCGAGGATGTACCCTACGCCGATCCCGCAGCGCGGCTGGAGGCGCAGGACGCCGGACGCGGCTTTTATCGCGTGATCCTGCGCTATGGTTTCATGGAGGACGTTGACGTCCCGCGCGACCTTGCGCGGCTGGACGCGATCGGAGGACCGTTCGACATGATGACGACGAGCTTCTTCCTTGGGCGGCAAAAGCTCGTCGCCTCGGCTGCCAAGCCGGGGATGGCGCTGTGGCGCGAGCGGCTGTTCGCGTGGATGAGCAAAAGCTCCGAAAGCGCGATGGAGTTTTTCAAGATCCCGACCAACCGCGTGGTCGAACTCGGCAGCCAGATCCAGATATGA
- a CDS encoding RcnB family protein codes for MRKMLGGVLIAATMLTPIAPAAAQASGERILIAQRDDRGPRGPEVRRGGYRDGEARPQRQPRSEMRAERRGEQRQQWQGRSDQQRQHWQQQREARQAERNRGNAYDRNRDGRVDRRWDRNRNGEVDRRWDRNDNGRVDRRWDRNRDGDLDRRWDRDNDNRVDRRWDRNRNGYVDRRYRDGRHDRWDRNHDRWNRDWRHDRRYDWRSYRDRYRSYYRMPRYYNPYRGYGYTRFSIGFTLGSLFYSPRYWINNPSYYRLPPAYGGYRWIRYYDDALLVDTYTGEVVDVIYDFFW; via the coding sequence ATGAGAAAGATGTTAGGAGGAGTGCTGATCGCCGCGACGATGCTGACCCCGATCGCGCCCGCCGCCGCGCAGGCATCGGGCGAGCGGATCCTGATCGCGCAGCGCGACGACCGCGGACCACGCGGTCCCGAGGTTCGCCGCGGCGGATACCGCGACGGCGAGGCCCGTCCGCAGCGCCAGCCACGCAGCGAAATGCGGGCCGAGCGCCGCGGCGAACAGCGTCAGCAATGGCAGGGACGAAGCGACCAGCAGCGCCAGCACTGGCAGCAGCAGCGCGAGGCGCGTCAGGCCGAGCGCAATCGCGGCAACGCCTATGACCGCAACCGCGATGGCCGCGTCGATCGCCGCTGGGATCGCAATCGCAACGGCGAGGTTGACCGGCGCTGGGACCGCAACGACAACGGACGCGTCGATCGCCGCTGGGATCGCAACCGTGACGGCGACCTCGATCGCCGCTGGGATCGCGACAACGACAATCGTGTCGATCGCCGCTGGGACCGCAATCGCAACGGCTATGTCGATCGCCGCTATCGCGACGGACGCCACGACCGCTGGGACCGGAATCACGATCGCTGGAACCGCGACTGGCGCCACGACCGCCGCTACGACTGGCGCAGCTATCGCGATCGCTATCGCAGCTACTACCGGATGCCGCGCTACTATAATCCTTATCGCGGCTATGGCTACACGCGCTTCAGCATCGGCTTCACGCTCGGCTCGCTGTTCTACAGCCCGCGCTACTGGATCAACAACCCCAGCTACTATCGCCTGCCGCCCGCCTATGGGGGCTATCGCTGGATCCGCTATTATGACGATGCACTGCTTGTCGACACCTACACCGGCGAGGTGGTCGACGTGATCTATGATTTCTTCTGGTAA
- a CDS encoding (2Fe-2S)-binding protein yields MTRFSVNDRPVEYRMEPDTPLLWALRDASNLTGTKYGCGTGDCGACTVDIDGEAIRSCLVTIAECEGRFVTTIEGLSRDRSHPVQQAWVAEQVPQCGFCQSGMIMAAAALLRKNSNPSDAEVDAAMTNICRCGTYPRIRSAIRLAARVMRGEERIAAAPPPGIRPDDAARAVPALRPES; encoded by the coding sequence ATGACGCGATTCTCGGTCAACGACCGTCCGGTCGAATATCGCATGGAGCCCGACACGCCGCTGCTGTGGGCGCTGCGCGATGCGTCGAACCTCACCGGCACCAAATATGGCTGCGGCACGGGCGATTGCGGCGCCTGCACCGTCGACATCGACGGCGAGGCGATCCGCAGCTGCCTGGTCACGATTGCCGAATGCGAAGGCCGTTTCGTGACGACGATCGAGGGACTTTCGCGCGACCGCAGCCATCCCGTTCAACAGGCGTGGGTCGCCGAACAGGTGCCGCAATGCGGTTTCTGCCAGTCGGGAATGATCATGGCCGCCGCCGCGCTGCTCCGCAAGAACAGCAATCCCAGCGATGCCGAGGTTGATGCGGCCATGACCAATATCTGCCGCTGCGGCACTTATCCGCGCATCCGCAGCGCGATCCGTCTCGCCGCACGGGTGATGCGCGGCGAGGAACGCATCGCCGCCGCGCCGCCGCCCGGCATCCGCCCCGACGACGCCGCGCGCGCCGTTCCCGCGCTGCGCCCCGAAAGCTGA
- a CDS encoding ribose-phosphate pyrophosphokinase, with translation MAAKDEGLGGAVAAADAGALGDAPRIRAILTDAARAGNSVSYSELLGELGFRFTRPKMRALCKTLAEVDRLCALDGEPDLAVLVVRESDRLPGQGWWVGGTALLLGYDGPWEGAPAARFIREQQQAVFDYWTDR, from the coding sequence ATGGCCGCCAAAGACGAAGGCCTAGGCGGCGCGGTCGCCGCCGCCGACGCGGGCGCTCTCGGTGATGCGCCGCGCATCCGGGCGATCCTGACCGACGCGGCGCGCGCGGGGAACAGCGTCAGCTATTCCGAGCTGCTTGGCGAGCTGGGGTTCCGGTTCACGCGGCCCAAGATGCGCGCGCTGTGCAAGACGCTGGCCGAAGTCGACCGGTTGTGCGCGCTGGACGGCGAACCCGACCTCGCGGTGCTGGTGGTGCGCGAGAGCGACCGGCTGCCGGGGCAGGGTTGGTGGGTCGGCGGGACGGCGCTGCTGCTCGGTTACGATGGACCGTGGGAGGGCGCGCCGGCGGCGCGCTTCATCCGCGAGCAGCAGCAGGCGGTGTTCGACTATTGGACCGACCGATGA
- a CDS encoding ferredoxin--NADP reductase, which translates to MSDRIAAAAKLAPSASLTVEEVRAVRHWNQHLFSFTITRPPSFRFRSGEFVMIGLPGEGRPLLRAYSIASPAYADELEFLSIKVPDGPLTSRLQKIQPGDPVYLGRKPTGTLVADALLPGQRLFLLSTGTGLAPFLSLVRDPDIYERFSQIQLVHCVRQVSDLAFRDALESQLAGDPLVQDQALLQFHYLPTVTREPFRTTGRIDALIDGGRLFGHPLTGPAHFDPATDRVMMCGSMAMIRDLEARFEALGFKEGSNAAPGDFVIERAFVG; encoded by the coding sequence ATGAGTGACCGTATTGCCGCCGCCGCCAAGCTGGCTCCCTCCGCCTCGCTGACTGTCGAGGAGGTGCGCGCGGTGCGGCACTGGAACCAGCATCTGTTCAGTTTCACGATCACGCGCCCGCCGAGCTTTCGTTTTCGGTCGGGCGAGTTTGTGATGATCGGGCTGCCGGGCGAGGGGCGGCCGCTGCTGCGCGCCTATTCGATCGCCAGCCCCGCCTATGCCGACGAGCTGGAGTTTCTGTCCATCAAGGTGCCTGACGGGCCGCTGACCTCGCGGCTTCAGAAGATCCAGCCGGGCGATCCGGTCTATCTTGGCCGAAAACCGACGGGAACGCTCGTTGCCGACGCACTGCTTCCCGGCCAGCGGCTGTTCCTGCTGTCGACGGGAACGGGGCTGGCGCCCTTTCTGAGTCTGGTGCGCGATCCCGACATTTACGAGCGGTTCAGCCAGATCCAGCTCGTCCATTGCGTGCGGCAGGTGAGCGATCTCGCCTTCCGCGACGCGCTGGAAAGCCAGCTTGCGGGGGATCCGCTGGTTCAGGATCAGGCGCTGCTGCAATTCCATTACCTGCCGACGGTGACGCGCGAGCCGTTCCGCACCACGGGGCGCATCGACGCGCTGATCGACGGCGGGCGGCTGTTCGGCCATCCGCTGACCGGCCCCGCGCATTTCGACCCTGCGACCGACCGCGTGATGATGTGCGGCAGCATGGCGATGATCCGCGACCTCGAAGCGCGGTTCGAGGCGCTGGGGTTCAAGGAAGGGTCGAACGCCGCGCCGGGCGATTTCGTCATCGAACGGGCGTTCGTCGGATAG
- a CDS encoding lysophospholipid acyltransferase family protein: MTRIDDNPPGLAARAVRCLLLMLYRARGWKAVGVVPEPRRFIIIAAPHTSNWDFVNFLGLTADLKLRPYFMAKLSLFRWPIGGFIRQMGGVPVDRRGGGDVVAQMIAEFARRGEFMLTVAPEGTRGKTAKWRTGFYQIALGAKVPLVVGLMDYGTRTGGLGPLIWPTGDFRADMQKVFDIYKSCIPKYPERAVRSIDDIVGTGADGERPV, from the coding sequence GTGACAAGGATCGACGACAATCCGCCGGGGCTGGCGGCGCGCGCGGTGCGCTGCCTGTTGCTGATGCTCTATCGTGCGCGCGGGTGGAAAGCGGTGGGCGTGGTGCCCGAGCCACGGCGCTTCATCATCATCGCGGCGCCGCACACGAGCAATTGGGATTTCGTCAACTTCCTGGGGCTGACCGCCGACCTCAAGCTCCGGCCCTATTTCATGGCGAAGCTGTCGCTGTTCCGCTGGCCGATCGGTGGTTTCATCCGCCAGATGGGCGGCGTGCCCGTCGACCGGCGCGGCGGTGGCGACGTTGTCGCGCAGATGATCGCCGAGTTCGCGCGGCGGGGGGAGTTCATGCTGACCGTCGCGCCCGAAGGCACGCGCGGCAAGACGGCGAAGTGGCGCACCGGATTTTATCAGATTGCGCTGGGCGCCAAGGTGCCGCTGGTCGTCGGGTTGATGGATTATGGCACCAGGACCGGTGGGCTGGGGCCGCTGATCTGGCCGACGGGCGATTTTCGCGCCGACATGCAAAAGGTGTTCGACATCTATAAAAGCTGTATCCCGAAATATCCCGAGCGCGCGGTGCGTTCGATCGACGATATTGTCGGGACGGGTGCGGACGGAGAGAGGCCGGTATGA
- a CDS encoding DUF4118 domain-containing protein, translated as MARRLGSYAVTLLLIAGATLAGLLIADRWGNAPVALLYIPPVLVAAVSCGQWPAIIAATLSTLTYNFYFTEPYRTFVIHSPADIVTVAALFLVAMVTSRLAASLREQSRRADAHAARNATIAGLARRLLSCTDEQAIADVAVHELARLFGGHAVLVVGREAPQIVAATPAGVALGPSDLGAAALTLDTGEPSGRGVSRRDPADWQFHPIAADHAVLAAVGLAREDGLPPVAPNQHQLLGNLLDQVALALERARLEGEARDVAALRERDRLRAALLMSIGEDVKPRLNAIAAAARALRRAEGGDKALAATVAAETAQLDRYVDSLVDLSPGAAQEPLVIGSLAIDLHHRSVRRDGETVHLTPKEYAVLAELAKHAGRVLTHAHLLRSVWGPAQQDHIDYLRVAVRSLRQKLEHDPARPALIINEPAVGYRLVAG; from the coding sequence ATGGCCAGGCGCCTTGGCAGCTATGCCGTCACCTTGCTTCTGATCGCCGGCGCGACGCTCGCCGGCTTGCTGATCGCCGATCGCTGGGGCAACGCGCCGGTCGCGCTGCTCTATATTCCGCCCGTGCTCGTCGCCGCGGTCAGCTGCGGGCAATGGCCGGCGATTATCGCCGCCACCCTCTCGACGCTCACCTATAATTTCTATTTCACCGAACCCTATCGCACCTTCGTCATCCACAGTCCGGCCGACATTGTGACGGTGGCCGCGCTGTTTCTGGTCGCCATGGTCACCAGCCGTCTGGCTGCGTCGCTGCGCGAACAGAGCCGACGCGCCGACGCGCACGCCGCGCGCAACGCGACGATCGCCGGCCTCGCGCGTCGCCTCCTCTCCTGCACCGACGAACAGGCGATTGCCGACGTCGCGGTGCATGAGCTTGCGCGCCTCTTCGGCGGTCATGCGGTGCTTGTCGTCGGACGCGAAGCACCGCAAATCGTCGCGGCCACCCCGGCCGGCGTCGCGCTCGGCCCCAGCGACCTTGGCGCCGCGGCGCTGACCCTCGACACCGGCGAACCGTCGGGCCGCGGCGTTTCGCGCCGCGATCCCGCCGACTGGCAATTCCATCCGATTGCCGCGGACCATGCCGTTCTCGCCGCCGTCGGCCTCGCGCGCGAGGATGGTTTGCCGCCGGTCGCTCCGAATCAGCATCAGCTGCTCGGCAATCTGCTCGACCAGGTCGCGCTCGCGCTGGAACGCGCGCGACTGGAGGGCGAGGCGCGCGATGTCGCCGCGCTGCGCGAGCGCGACCGGCTGCGCGCGGCGCTGCTCATGTCGATTGGCGAGGACGTCAAGCCGCGCCTCAACGCGATCGCGGCCGCGGCACGCGCGCTGCGGCGTGCCGAGGGCGGCGACAAGGCACTCGCCGCGACCGTCGCTGCCGAAACCGCGCAGCTCGATCGCTATGTCGACAGCCTCGTCGACCTCAGCCCCGGCGCCGCGCAGGAGCCGCTGGTCATTGGTTCGCTTGCGATCGACCTGCACCACCGCAGCGTCCGGCGCGACGGCGAAACGGTGCATCTGACACCCAAGGAATATGCGGTGCTCGCCGAGCTCGCCAAGCACGCCGGCCGCGTCCTCACCCACGCCCACCTGCTGCGATCGGTGTGGGGACCGGCGCAGCAGGACCATATCGACTATCTGCGCGTCGCGGTGCGAAGCCTGCGCCAGAAGCTCGAGCACGATCCGGCGCGGCCCGCGCTGATTATCAACGAGCCTGCGGTGGGGTATCGCCTGGTGGCCGGATAA
- a CDS encoding DUF1295 domain-containing protein: MTEIAGLLAINFAGLLAVILLLWLFAVTIRDVSFIDAFWAFGMVLLAWGSAAQAGIEGAHARLLLGLTSLWGLRLAIHLARRWVREGEDPRYARILARTMETRGWSWARASLLTVFLTQAPLLFITCLPAQVGIWAGGGVGVGVGILGWVGAVAALTGIAFESIGDAQLHAFRRNPANKGRVLDTGLWRYTRHPNYFGDALSWWGIWIVVLDIGWQPALASLIGPVFLTFTLTKWSGKALLEKGLHKTRPDYAAYVARTSGFVPWPPKTKA; encoded by the coding sequence ATGACCGAGATAGCGGGGCTTTTGGCGATCAATTTCGCAGGGCTGCTGGCGGTGATCCTGCTGCTCTGGTTGTTCGCCGTGACGATCCGCGACGTGTCGTTCATCGACGCCTTCTGGGCGTTCGGCATGGTGCTGCTTGCCTGGGGGAGCGCGGCGCAGGCGGGGATCGAGGGGGCGCATGCCAGGCTGCTGCTGGGGCTGACGTCGCTGTGGGGGCTGCGGCTCGCGATCCACCTCGCGCGCCGCTGGGTGCGCGAGGGCGAAGACCCGCGCTACGCCCGGATTCTGGCGAGAACGATGGAGACACGTGGCTGGAGCTGGGCGCGGGCGTCGCTGCTGACGGTGTTTCTGACGCAGGCGCCGCTGCTGTTCATCACCTGCCTGCCCGCGCAGGTGGGCATCTGGGCCGGCGGGGGCGTCGGCGTCGGCGTCGGCATCCTCGGCTGGGTCGGCGCGGTGGCGGCGCTGACGGGCATCGCGTTCGAGAGCATCGGCGACGCGCAGCTTCACGCCTTTCGCCGGAATCCGGCGAACAAGGGGCGGGTGCTCGATACGGGGCTGTGGCGCTATACGCGCCATCCCAATTATTTCGGCGACGCGCTGAGCTGGTGGGGCATCTGGATCGTCGTGCTCGACATCGGCTGGCAACCGGCCCTGGCGAGCCTGATCGGTCCGGTCTTCCTGACCTTCACGCTCACCAAATGGTCGGGCAAGGCGCTGCTCGAAAAGGGGCTGCACAAGACGCGACCCGACTATGCAGCCTATGTCGCGCGCACGTCGGGGTTTGTGCCATGGCCGCCAAAGACGAAGGCCTAG